The Candidatus Bathyarchaeota archaeon genome includes a region encoding these proteins:
- a CDS encoding ArsR family transcriptional regulator, whose protein sequence is MGNVIHLASKEKKMNRYFLSIPVTDYREARALGSRTNWEIIEALRDAGSAGLTAKEMMKQLNLSKNTVYGAIKFLEGPSQDASWVESRRPPKKHPGKKKTEEKYREVIVHGKPERIELIGTATRIYVEEVPFGQSFVAQDFTDAIDPIIEKAVSELKEKWAQTIDLVIEECKKGDKKRFFPDHDRPCDICGVKHEAVEFLQAISTVLEIALYNAVNEKLFAKHGFGHPKPERVY, encoded by the coding sequence ATGGGAAACGTGATTCACTTGGCATCGAAAGAAAAGAAGATGAACCGTTATTTCCTCTCCATTCCAGTTACAGACTACAGGGAGGCGAGGGCGCTAGGTTCCCGTACAAACTGGGAGATTATAGAAGCCTTGAGAGATGCGGGAAGTGCTGGTCTTACAGCTAAAGAGATGATGAAACAACTGAACCTTTCAAAAAACACTGTTTATGGGGCTATTAAGTTCTTAGAGGGTCCAAGTCAAGATGCTTCGTGGGTGGAAAGCCGAAGACCTCCCAAAAAACATCCAGGGAAAAAGAAGACAGAGGAAAAATACAGAGAAGTCATTGTCCACGGCAAACCAGAAAGAATCGAGCTTATTGGAACTGCAACTCGTATTTATGTTGAGGAAGTCCCTTTTGGACAGTCCTTTGTGGCTCAGGATTTTACGGACGCTATCGATCCCATAATAGAAAAGGCCGTTTCGGAATTGAAAGAAAAGTGGGCACAAACAATTGATTTGGTGATTGAAGAGTGCAAGAAAGGTGACAAAAAGAGATTCTTCCCAGATCATGATAGACCATGTGATATCTGCGGCGTCAAGCATGAAGCTGTGGAATTTCTTCAAGCTATTTCCACGGTACTAGAGATAGCACTATACAACGCAGTCAATGAGAAATTATTCGCTAAGCACGGCTTTGGGCATCCAAAGCCCGAGCGCGTTTATTAG
- a CDS encoding NERD domain-containing protein yields MKILKLSGTYLKRKAYQYLILGILCLFVFVAIFLTTDPKLPLYIDLGRYHTTRVLVMIFPLYGVLRFYRLHRAYQQGFEGEKQVTKVLSSTLSDDYFLINDVQLVAGKRSNIDHVVLGPTGIFVLETKNHSGKITCYGDSWTGIGQNPSTQARVNASRVYKVIRASGIFVSKLPWIQAVVVFANKKVELEVRKAPSKAKVLKIVELTNYITQETTRLSAQEIELMSKEILNMHECGGLNFNPTNQPTKTE; encoded by the coding sequence TTGAAGATTTTGAAATTGTCAGGAACTTACCTGAAAAGAAAAGCGTACCAGTACTTAATTTTAGGGATTTTGTGTCTATTTGTCTTTGTTGCCATATTTCTTACCACTGACCCAAAATTGCCTCTTTATATTGACCTAGGGCGGTACCACACCACTCGTGTGTTAGTAATGATATTTCCGCTATATGGGGTGCTCCGTTTCTACCGGTTGCATCGTGCCTACCAGCAAGGCTTTGAAGGAGAAAAACAAGTTACCAAAGTTCTTTCTTCAACTTTGAGCGACGACTATTTTCTCATCAATGATGTTCAGCTTGTTGCGGGTAAAAGAAGCAACATTGACCATGTTGTTCTGGGACCAACCGGAATATTTGTATTGGAAACCAAAAACCACAGTGGCAAGATTACTTGCTATGGTGATAGTTGGACAGGTATAGGTCAAAACCCTTCTACACAGGCACGAGTCAACGCTTCGAGAGTCTATAAGGTCATTAGGGCTTCTGGAATCTTTGTATCAAAACTTCCATGGATTCAAGCGGTTGTAGTTTTCGCTAACAAAAAAGTAGAATTAGAAGTGCGCAAAGCCCCATCCAAGGCTAAAGTTCTAAAGATTGTTGAATTGACCAATTACATAACCCAAGAAACAACACGTCTATCCGCTCAAGAAATTGAGTTAATGAGCAAGGAGATTCTAAACATGCACGAATGTGGGGGGTTAAATTTTAATCCAACCAACCAACCAACCAAGACGGAATAA
- a CDS encoding HD domain-containing protein produces MGFSLGNLESIVKEKMASIKDSVHSFEHVKRVFKTATFLAKEENADVELVQIGALLHDVGWTVGKPHHETGAKLANEVLKEIKYPKERREKVTKIVLNHDLDFRDKLETLEERIVWDADKIDILGVLGVVRAFHWFGNTPFDLVVKRSFKELKAIYPLLNTETAKKIAKRRHEETLTLLSALERELSLEDLHIK; encoded by the coding sequence ATGGGTTTTTCATTGGGGAATCTTGAAAGTATTGTAAAAGAGAAGATGGCATCAATTAAAGATAGTGTTCATTCTTTCGAGCATGTGAAAAGAGTCTTCAAGACAGCAACTTTTCTGGCTAAAGAAGAGAATGCAGATGTAGAACTAGTTCAAATAGGAGCCCTTCTACATGATGTTGGATGGACTGTTGGTAAACCACATCACGAAACTGGAGCTAAATTGGCTAATGAGGTCTTGAAAGAGATCAAGTATCCTAAAGAAAGGAGAGAAAAGGTAACCAAGATAGTGCTCAATCATGATCTTGATTTTAGGGATAAACTAGAAACCTTAGAAGAGAGAATAGTTTGGGACGCTGACAAGATCGACATACTAGGAGTTTTGGGTGTGGTTAGAGCATTTCATTGGTTTGGCAATACACCATTTGACTTGGTTGTTAAGCGTTCTTTCAAAGAATTGAAAGCCATTTATCCTTTGCTAAACACCGAAACTGCAAAAAAGATTGCGAAAAGAAGACATGAAGAAACATTAACTCTTCTTTCAGCCTTGGAAAGAGAACTTTCCTTAGAAGACTTGCATATCAAATGA
- a CDS encoding PH domain-containing protein translates to MSELHLLEGERLILDVSPTPNFKRYVTVTAAIAGLTFLAMVNVLVAMTFYVVTGGAPITEVGIGPLLATYAFLYLILAPIVIASAYAFANLMHNKYHYWVTNQRVVWKHGVIGYSITSVPLERISDVAMSRTFLETICGVGGVVVKEMGAVPKYGYRYGAVGWSFPTMIAVPDPEEMQERILELVGKKGKESKLTV, encoded by the coding sequence ATGTCTGAGCTACATCTACTTGAAGGCGAACGCTTGATTTTGGACGTCTCTCCCACACCTAATTTCAAGAGATACGTGACGGTTACGGCTGCCATTGCGGGACTCACTTTTTTGGCAATGGTGAACGTATTAGTCGCCATGACCTTCTATGTGGTAACTGGGGGTGCTCCGATCACCGAGGTAGGTATAGGCCCTCTACTCGCAACCTATGCTTTTCTATATCTCATTCTCGCGCCTATAGTCATCGCTTCAGCATATGCCTTCGCCAACTTGATGCACAACAAGTATCACTACTGGGTCACGAATCAGCGAGTGGTCTGGAAGCATGGGGTAATAGGCTACAGCATAACGAGCGTCCCCCTCGAGAGAATCTCCGATGTTGCGATGAGCAGGACGTTTTTGGAAACGATCTGCGGAGTGGGCGGCGTAGTTGTAAAGGAAATGGGAGCAGTACCAAAGTACGGTTACCGGTATGGAGCAGTCGGGTGGAGTTTCCCAACGATGATAGCTGTGCCGGATCCTGAGGAAATGCAAGAGCGGATTCTTGAATTAGTTGGCAAAAAGGGAAAAGAGAGCAAACTCACCGTTTAA
- a CDS encoding ATP-binding protein, translating to MKFQIEVTKILEVLSTKIYDSPYALLRENVQNAYDAILVRRYRSPETFSPRIDVKISANSIDVTDNGIGMTPEELKNHFWRAGASGKNTPEAIAAGVVGTFGIGGLANFGICRKLTVISESASNNIRTKCQANRDTLSLEEDCISEENLAPLNEPGTKVIAELLSDHIIDIAGATNYLETFVKHLPIPVYINGTLASMHPLEESCPPEGGAAWSRDIKKIKADSCECNLKFRISESGIVWIEMDSIILNENPIKGRVLLKQGIGQIMAFTSGFGLARTGVYSSYSFGGVANLEVLQPTAGRESLTAASVQVLQSLVSSAEQMIAPIIADSPYVDMNTSFMGWAAKRNRYELLGNLKVALLPTDKKTTLKEIGDLSTKLHINYYKGVDESVASAFTSEETPLIRISRSNPRARCEVEYLARYTKASLVSGEPQVLKVQPKTAWNREEAALAFKLGQILESDYFLKVKVQFGRITHNLSLLIKDDVKPPILTLDSNNTAIKNLLQCYNSDFVVFNKFTKDFVRTIVFPRISHLVPSSTREGAEAFLKRLRRQRDVFEYDVTEIKRLDDVIADFVKGKTTFSKAIDAALVAAQKQQQVVSIQDIQTVASVMPDIVESQRVLIRSQSESEDVSYSAFEAKPALHRSDVETEAKILVLDDSEIMYGFKGLLRLSDKAYVDRADFFFQPHFTEMIWGGQRIIYIFRHAAGIFGFYYDIQLNELLSIPPGGHSYETMTVILKNSVFLPIPSTLFQYFTPRKKEKKRFDVRYDILYPES from the coding sequence ATGAAATTCCAAATTGAAGTAACAAAGATATTAGAGGTACTTTCGACTAAGATTTACGATTCACCTTACGCTCTACTAAGAGAGAATGTTCAAAACGCCTATGATGCAATCTTAGTGAGAAGATATCGAAGCCCCGAGACATTTTCCCCCAGAATAGATGTAAAGATTTCAGCTAACTCTATAGACGTCACAGATAACGGAATCGGGATGACGCCAGAGGAACTTAAAAATCATTTTTGGCGTGCAGGTGCGAGTGGCAAGAATACCCCTGAAGCTATAGCTGCAGGAGTTGTGGGAACTTTCGGAATAGGAGGTCTCGCCAATTTTGGCATTTGCCGGAAGCTCACGGTCATTAGTGAGTCTGCTAGTAATAATATTCGAACAAAATGTCAAGCTAATCGAGACACACTCTCGCTGGAAGAAGATTGTATCTCTGAAGAAAATCTTGCACCACTTAATGAACCGGGAACCAAGGTTATTGCGGAATTACTTTCTGATCACATTATCGATATTGCTGGGGCAACAAACTATCTTGAAACATTCGTGAAACATTTGCCAATACCTGTGTACATAAATGGAACTCTAGCAAGTATGCACCCTCTAGAAGAGTCTTGTCCGCCTGAAGGAGGTGCAGCTTGGTCACGTGATATTAAGAAAATCAAAGCTGATTCATGTGAATGTAACCTGAAGTTCCGAATTTCGGAGAGTGGTATTGTCTGGATCGAAATGGATAGCATCATATTAAATGAGAACCCAATTAAAGGGCGAGTTTTGCTAAAACAAGGAATAGGGCAGATAATGGCATTCACGAGTGGTTTTGGTCTTGCAAGAACAGGGGTATATTCGAGTTATTCATTTGGTGGAGTGGCTAACTTGGAAGTCCTTCAACCAACTGCAGGACGCGAATCTCTGACGGCTGCTAGTGTTCAAGTGCTTCAGTCACTTGTATCTTCTGCAGAACAAATGATAGCCCCAATTATTGCAGATTCCCCATATGTAGACATGAACACCTCCTTCATGGGCTGGGCAGCCAAGCGGAACAGATACGAGCTTCTTGGAAACCTGAAAGTCGCTCTACTTCCAACGGATAAGAAAACAACCCTTAAGGAAATTGGGGATTTATCAACTAAACTTCATATCAATTATTACAAGGGCGTGGATGAAAGTGTTGCTAGTGCATTCACGTCGGAGGAAACACCCTTAATTCGTATCTCTCGGAGTAATCCACGCGCTCGATGTGAAGTGGAATATCTAGCACGATACACCAAAGCATCTTTAGTATCTGGCGAACCACAGGTTCTCAAGGTTCAGCCAAAAACTGCTTGGAATAGAGAAGAAGCAGCATTAGCATTTAAGTTGGGGCAAATTCTTGAATCTGATTATTTTCTAAAGGTCAAGGTACAATTTGGGCGAATCACACATAATCTATCTCTATTAATTAAGGATGATGTGAAACCTCCCATTTTGACACTAGATTCGAATAATACTGCCATAAAGAATCTTCTTCAATGCTACAACTCAGACTTCGTTGTATTCAATAAGTTCACTAAAGACTTTGTACGGACGATCGTTTTTCCACGTATATCACATCTTGTGCCAAGTAGTACAAGAGAAGGAGCTGAAGCGTTCTTGAAAAGGTTGCGACGACAAAGAGATGTATTCGAATACGATGTTACTGAAATTAAGCGGTTGGATGATGTCATTGCAGACTTCGTAAAAGGGAAAACTACGTTTTCTAAAGCTATTGATGCAGCACTCGTGGCAGCTCAGAAACAGCAACAAGTGGTTTCGATCCAAGACATACAAACGGTAGCGTCCGTTATGCCTGATATTGTAGAGAGTCAACGAGTGCTAATAAGATCTCAATCTGAAAGTGAGGATGTAAGCTATTCTGCTTTTGAAGCAAAACCAGCTTTGCATAGATCCGATGTTGAGACAGAGGCAAAGATACTAGTATTGGACGATTCGGAGATTATGTATGGCTTTAAAGGTCTTCTACGATTATCAGATAAGGCGTATGTTGACAGAGCAGATTTCTTCTTTCAGCCTCATTTTACAGAGATGATATGGGGCGGTCAAAGAATCATCTATATATTTCGTCATGCCGCTGGCATTTTTGGTTTCTATTATGACATACAACTTAACGAGTTACTGTCCATTCCTCCAGGTGGGCATAGTTACGAGACTATGACGGTAATCTTAAAGAACTCCGTATTCCTACCGATTCCATCTACTTTATTCCAATACTTTACACCACGTAAGAAAGAGAAAAAAAGATTCGACGTCCGCTATGATATTTTATATCCTGAATCGTAA